From Synoicihabitans lomoniglobus, the proteins below share one genomic window:
- a CDS encoding carbon starvation CstA family protein — translation MHPLLIALLAGVGFVVAYHTYGRWLGGKIFKLSANAICPSRRMADGNDYVETNTGVVFGHHFASIAGTGPIVGPAVAIMWGWLPALLWVIFGSIFIGAVHDLGALVVSLRNNGQTVGDIAGRVLNRRVRLLFLCVLFLALTIVLAIFGLVIATVFRMFPSAIVPCLIQIPIAVGIGAWLNRHGKSLKLASVIALGVMYLTVIYGDVGFLHTLNSAMAEWSLISWVLLLLIYSYVASVLPVWALLQPRDYINALQLISVLGLLVVGVVAASFFGGAGEAGPVFAMAAPAINANPVGAPAMFPFLFITIACGAISGFHCLVSSGTSSKQLKTEPDARFVGYGAMLTEGFLATLVILACAAGVGLGVKGPGGETLVGAAAWTHHYGVWSAGLGPALGAFVGGSANFLQALGISGAVAIALMGVFVASFAATTLDTACRLQRYIVQELANTVAPKAVGGFDALGWLRGKHGATVFAVGTALLMAATPPSGQSWSLAAAGRGGLMLWPIFGATNQLLGGLSFLVIAFYLWRRSVPIWFLVGPMILMLILPAWAMTLQAFVGESSWWAQENWLLVAVAVITMALEVWMVIEAIKLFPRVKGVIETGAVEPVTT, via the coding sequence ATGCATCCGCTCCTCATCGCTTTACTCGCGGGCGTCGGCTTCGTCGTCGCCTACCACACCTACGGCCGTTGGCTCGGCGGAAAGATCTTTAAGTTGTCGGCCAACGCGATCTGTCCGTCGCGCCGTATGGCGGATGGCAACGACTACGTGGAGACGAACACCGGCGTGGTTTTTGGGCATCACTTCGCGTCGATCGCGGGCACGGGTCCGATCGTCGGTCCGGCGGTGGCGATCATGTGGGGCTGGTTGCCGGCCTTGTTGTGGGTGATCTTCGGTTCGATCTTCATCGGCGCGGTGCACGACCTCGGCGCGCTGGTGGTGTCGTTGCGCAACAACGGTCAGACGGTCGGCGACATCGCGGGCCGCGTGCTCAATCGGCGGGTGCGGCTGTTGTTTTTGTGCGTATTGTTTTTGGCGCTGACGATCGTGCTCGCGATCTTTGGTTTGGTGATCGCGACGGTGTTTCGCATGTTCCCGAGTGCGATCGTGCCTTGTCTCATTCAGATCCCGATCGCGGTGGGAATCGGCGCGTGGCTCAACCGCCACGGCAAGAGTCTGAAGTTGGCGTCGGTGATCGCGTTGGGCGTGATGTATCTGACGGTGATTTACGGCGACGTGGGCTTTTTGCACACGCTCAACTCGGCGATGGCGGAGTGGTCGCTGATCAGCTGGGTGCTGTTGCTGTTGATCTATTCCTACGTGGCCTCGGTGCTGCCGGTGTGGGCGCTGTTGCAACCGCGCGATTACATCAACGCGTTGCAACTCATCTCGGTGTTGGGACTGCTCGTGGTCGGCGTGGTCGCGGCATCGTTTTTCGGTGGCGCGGGTGAGGCCGGTCCGGTGTTTGCGATGGCGGCACCAGCGATCAACGCCAACCCGGTGGGCGCGCCGGCGATGTTTCCATTTTTGTTCATCACCATCGCGTGCGGCGCGATTAGCGGGTTCCATTGCCTCGTCTCCTCGGGCACGAGCAGCAAACAGCTCAAGACCGAGCCCGACGCGCGTTTTGTCGGTTACGGAGCGATGCTGACCGAAGGGTTTCTGGCGACGCTTGTGATCCTCGCTTGTGCGGCGGGCGTGGGGCTGGGCGTGAAAGGGCCGGGCGGCGAAACGTTGGTTGGCGCGGCGGCGTGGACGCATCACTACGGCGTGTGGAGCGCCGGGCTGGGTCCGGCTTTGGGCGCGTTTGTAGGCGGCTCGGCGAATTTCCTGCAGGCGCTCGGAATTTCCGGGGCGGTCGCCATCGCGTTAATGGGGGTGTTCGTCGCATCGTTTGCGGCGACCACGCTCGACACGGCGTGCCGCTTGCAACGCTACATCGTGCAGGAGCTCGCCAACACGGTGGCTCCAAAAGCAGTCGGCGGTTTCGATGCGCTCGGGTGGTTGCGGGGGAAGCACGGCGCGACGGTGTTTGCGGTGGGCACGGCGTTGCTCATGGCCGCAACGCCGCCGTCGGGGCAGTCATGGTCGCTCGCCGCGGCGGGTCGCGGCGGCCTGATGCTGTGGCCGATTTTTGGGGCGACCAACCAGTTGCTCGGCGGGCTGTCGTTTCTCGTCATCGCGTTTTACCTGTGGCGTCGATCCGTGCCGATCTGGTTCCTGGTGGGGCCGATGATTCTCATGCTGATCCTGCCGGCGTGGGCGATGACGTTGCAGGCGTTTGTGGGGGAGAGCAGTTGGTGGGCGCAGGAGAACTGGCTGCTCGTGGCGGTGGCGGTGATCACGATGGCCTTGGAGGTCTGGATGGTGATCGAAGCGATCAAATTGTTCCCCCGCGTCAAAGGTGTGATCGAGACGGGCGCGGTGGAGCCGGTGACGACGTAG
- a CDS encoding WD40/YVTN/BNR-like repeat-containing protein has translation MSSAPSASHPVVLLVGTVKGLFLFYGDESRQAWRLSGPHFPAHEVFSVCADPARDRILMGTEEWGRGPTIRISEDRGETWREVARDPKFAEAAEAKLKHIWQIVPGHPDRPGTWYAGVDDAALFVSRDDGETWDELTGLTAHPTRPRWTPGFGGLCLHSVVVDPTNPDRLWVGISSVGVFRSVDAGESWEMCNHGLPNVAPEFIKDPDMGRCVHKLALDPVQPGALVLQYHFGVYKSSDGADSWTKISDGLPHDFGFPLAVTARDLFVVPLVNDHFRIVPDGVFKVWRSRDRGRVWQAMVKGLPPKDCYVGVLRDAMAADALSPSGVYLGTTGGEVFYSRDDGENWTQLPARLPRITTIKVGRFSSG, from the coding sequence ATGTCTTCCGCCCCATCCGCGAGTCACCCCGTCGTGTTGCTGGTGGGCACGGTCAAGGGCCTGTTTCTCTTTTACGGTGATGAGTCCCGCCAAGCGTGGCGGTTGAGCGGACCACATTTTCCGGCTCACGAAGTCTTCAGTGTGTGCGCCGATCCGGCGCGAGATCGCATTCTCATGGGCACGGAAGAATGGGGGCGCGGACCGACCATTCGCATCTCCGAGGATCGTGGTGAAACGTGGCGCGAGGTCGCCCGAGATCCGAAGTTTGCGGAAGCCGCCGAGGCCAAGCTCAAGCACATTTGGCAAATCGTGCCCGGGCACCCCGACCGGCCGGGCACGTGGTATGCGGGCGTCGATGACGCGGCGTTGTTTGTGAGTCGTGATGACGGCGAGACCTGGGACGAACTGACGGGTCTCACGGCGCATCCGACGCGACCGCGCTGGACCCCGGGATTTGGCGGACTGTGTCTGCATTCGGTGGTGGTCGATCCGACGAACCCGGATCGCTTGTGGGTCGGGATTTCATCGGTGGGAGTTTTCCGGAGCGTGGATGCGGGCGAGTCGTGGGAGATGTGCAACCACGGCCTGCCGAACGTGGCGCCGGAGTTTATCAAAGATCCCGACATGGGACGCTGCGTGCACAAACTCGCGCTTGATCCGGTGCAGCCGGGCGCACTCGTATTGCAGTATCATTTCGGCGTCTACAAATCGTCCGACGGGGCGGATTCGTGGACGAAAATTTCCGACGGACTGCCGCACGACTTCGGCTTTCCGCTCGCTGTGACCGCCCGCGATTTGTTCGTGGTGCCGTTGGTGAACGACCATTTTCGCATCGTGCCGGATGGCGTGTTCAAGGTCTGGCGTTCGCGCGATCGCGGACGCGTGTGGCAGGCGATGGTGAAGGGCCTGCCGCCCAAGGATTGTTACGTCGGCGTGCTGCGCGACGCGATGGCGGCGGATGCGCTTTCGCCATCGGGCGTGTATCTGGGCACGACCGGCGGCGAAGTGTTTTACTCGCGCGACGACGGCGAAAACTGGACGCAGCTACCCGCGCGGCTGCCGCGCATCACGACTATAAAAGTCGGCCGATTTTCCAGCGGGTGA
- a CDS encoding SPFH domain-containing protein, producing MAFWDKLKGELIDIVEWLDDSNNTLVHRFERYGNEIKYGAKLVVREGQAAIFVNEGKLADVFTPGTYTLETKNVPILSTLKGWVHGFESPFKAEVYFVSTRRFVDQKWGTKNPITLRDAEFGPVRLRAFGTYGVRVTDPAVFLREIVGTDGHFTTEEIVGQLRNLIVSRFSDAIGESRIPVLDMAANYDELGEFVGKKISPDFTTYGLEVVTLMVENISLPPAVEEALDKRSSMGILGNLDQYTKFQAATAMEKAAENSAGGGAAEGMGLGMGFAMAGQMAHAMQPSAAGGSGGGQAPPPPPPPALTFHVAVNGQTTGPFDLNTLKLQAQSGAFTRASTVWREGQSGWLPAGQVTELNPVFATVPPPPPPPPPGATPPPPPPPPPSA from the coding sequence ATGGCATTTTGGGATAAACTAAAAGGTGAGCTGATCGACATCGTCGAATGGCTCGACGACTCCAACAACACCCTCGTTCATCGTTTCGAACGTTACGGTAACGAGATTAAATACGGGGCCAAGTTGGTGGTGCGCGAAGGGCAGGCCGCGATATTTGTCAACGAAGGCAAACTGGCCGATGTGTTCACTCCCGGCACCTACACCCTCGAGACCAAGAACGTCCCGATTCTGTCGACACTCAAAGGCTGGGTCCACGGCTTCGAGAGCCCCTTCAAAGCGGAAGTCTATTTCGTCAGCACCCGCCGTTTCGTGGATCAAAAATGGGGCACCAAAAATCCCATCACGTTGCGCGACGCCGAGTTTGGGCCGGTGCGCCTTCGGGCGTTTGGCACCTATGGCGTGCGCGTGACCGATCCGGCCGTGTTTTTGCGCGAAATCGTGGGGACGGACGGACATTTCACGACCGAGGAAATCGTCGGGCAGTTGCGCAATCTGATCGTGTCGCGGTTTTCCGACGCGATCGGGGAGAGCCGTATTCCGGTTCTCGACATGGCGGCCAACTACGACGAGCTCGGCGAATTTGTGGGCAAGAAAATCAGCCCCGATTTCACGACCTACGGCTTGGAAGTCGTGACGCTGATGGTGGAGAATATTTCCCTGCCGCCGGCCGTCGAGGAGGCCCTCGATAAGCGCTCCAGCATGGGCATTCTCGGAAACCTCGATCAATACACCAAATTTCAAGCCGCCACCGCGATGGAGAAAGCCGCCGAGAATTCCGCCGGAGGAGGCGCGGCCGAAGGCATGGGCCTCGGCATGGGCTTCGCCATGGCGGGCCAGATGGCGCACGCCATGCAACCGTCCGCCGCCGGTGGTTCAGGCGGTGGTCAGGCACCGCCGCCGCCACCGCCGCCCGCATTGACCTTTCACGTGGCCGTCAACGGTCAGACCACCGGACCGTTCGACTTGAACACATTGAAATTACAGGCCCAGAGCGGCGCGTTCACGCGTGCTTCCACGGTTTGGCGCGAAGGCCAATCGGGTTGGTTGCCGGCCGGACAAGTGACTGAACTCAACCCGGTCTTTGCCACCGTGCCGCCTCCGCCGCCCCCACCCCCGCCGGGGGCCACACCACCACCACCACCACCGCCTCCGCCCTCGGCCTAA
- a CDS encoding transposase, with product MNKPTINPGSEQLQSRWLNVCVDVSKQTLNWAFECDDKGRLEEGIVPNANTAIPAWLDQIKARAKALGFTHAQVICEPTGGYEKRLLKLARQHGCMTALVSGESVHQMQVVQNNDTGKSDWKDPRTMLLLAKWGKTLTDRELTSRWLALRELGAYYDRLERGCTQTKNRIHKTLLHLCSELSFKKDWLFKSRAAGVVLELYGFNPASMLAPGWSRFRERLRRRKLYHSTIARLWHDAQACELCVDDELWREELSAQLREHYADLRLVQQRMQACRDRMIGLLEQLQRHEETRLQAHPGLISPFLLARVLAETGPLNEFASVKQLLRYGGLNLRPRQSGSQRGQDRQSKKGRARLRHVLSQAVLKRVVRGQLYGEYYHGKRAEGMCGAKAMTAVARKFLKLLYGLERSATTYDPQRVFACESATRAAA from the coding sequence ATGAACAAACCAACGATCAATCCTGGCAGTGAGCAACTGCAAAGCCGCTGGCTCAATGTCTGCGTGGATGTCTCCAAGCAGACTTTGAACTGGGCGTTTGAATGTGATGATAAAGGCCGTCTGGAGGAGGGCATCGTGCCCAATGCCAACACGGCGATCCCGGCGTGGTTGGATCAGATCAAGGCCCGTGCTAAAGCCTTGGGATTCACTCACGCCCAGGTGATTTGCGAACCCACCGGTGGCTACGAAAAGCGCCTCTTAAAACTCGCCCGCCAGCATGGTTGCATGACCGCGTTGGTGAGTGGTGAGAGCGTGCACCAGATGCAGGTGGTGCAGAACAACGATACCGGCAAGAGCGATTGGAAGGATCCGCGCACGATGCTGCTATTGGCCAAGTGGGGCAAGACGCTCACGGACCGGGAGCTCACCAGTCGGTGGCTGGCCCTGCGCGAACTGGGAGCCTATTACGATCGACTGGAGCGTGGCTGCACGCAGACCAAAAATCGGATTCACAAGACCTTGCTGCACCTGTGCAGCGAGTTGTCCTTCAAAAAGGACTGGTTATTTAAGAGCCGCGCGGCCGGGGTCGTGCTCGAGCTCTATGGGTTCAACCCGGCCTCGATGCTCGCGCCCGGGTGGAGCCGCTTCCGCGAGCGCCTGCGCCGGCGCAAGTTGTATCACTCGACGATCGCGCGACTGTGGCACGATGCCCAAGCCTGCGAGTTGTGCGTCGATGACGAGCTGTGGCGCGAGGAACTGAGCGCGCAATTGCGTGAGCACTACGCCGACCTACGCCTGGTCCAGCAACGCATGCAAGCCTGCCGCGACCGCATGATCGGGCTCCTCGAACAACTGCAGCGACACGAGGAAACCCGGCTGCAAGCGCACCCCGGCCTGATCAGTCCATTCCTATTAGCCCGGGTGCTCGCGGAGACCGGGCCACTCAACGAGTTTGCCAGTGTCAAACAACTGTTGCGCTACGGTGGATTGAACCTGCGTCCCCGCCAAAGTGGCTCGCAACGTGGACAGGATCGGCAAAGCAAAAAGGGACGCGCCCGCTTGCGCCACGTGCTCTCACAAGCGGTGCTCAAGCGCGTGGTGCGAGGGCAACTCTACGGCGAGTATTACCACGGCAAACGCGCCGAGGGCATGTGTGGAGCCAAGGCCATGACCGCGGTCGCGCGCAAGTTCCTCAAACTGCTCTACGGCCTGGAACGCAGCGCCACGACCTACGATCCGCAACGCGTGTTTGCCTGTGAATCGGCGACCCGGGCGGCGGCCTGA
- a CDS encoding integron integrase, which produces MNDEYLDFKAWKARLQSSRLPSNRRKLFETEIHAVLRVCKTTRRRLSVGLMKWYVEACERRDGSRYEIRREALRWLVREARKTANTQPASGAFIPPSTGLPAEDLNGLNATGHSQPPTLRAVDLGDSDWEQALVKAIRERGFLWRTEQTYRGWAKRFARFLTPRSPWVAAKEEVGAFLSQLVVKEGLSSASQKQALNALVFFMQEGLKIELGDMVFERSRKSGFAPSILGWNELKRLWRELSETERLMAELMYGSGIRLMELLRLRVKDLDMERGRLNVLAGKGNKDRVTLLPDVLNQRLDRHLNRLRALFEKDRAEGLPGVWLPEGLTRKLKRAGEDWPWQWLFPSRKLSVDPVSGVRRRHHLLDGTFQRAVKAAARRANIDKRVSPHLLRHCFATHLLEDGTDIRNVQDLMGHADLRMKWTPSVGQAGRIFSYGFWVC; this is translated from the coding sequence ATGAACGACGAGTATCTCGATTTTAAGGCGTGGAAGGCGCGTCTGCAGAGTTCGAGGTTGCCGAGCAACCGCCGAAAACTGTTCGAAACTGAGATCCACGCGGTTCTGAGAGTCTGCAAGACCACCCGTCGCCGACTTTCGGTGGGATTGATGAAATGGTATGTCGAGGCGTGTGAGCGGCGGGATGGCTCGCGTTATGAAATCAGACGGGAGGCATTGCGTTGGTTGGTGAGAGAAGCCCGGAAAACAGCAAACACTCAGCCTGCGTCGGGAGCATTTATTCCACCGTCGACGGGTCTACCGGCGGAGGATCTTAACGGCCTCAATGCTACCGGTCATTCGCAGCCACCAACGCTTCGAGCGGTTGATTTGGGTGACTCGGATTGGGAGCAGGCGCTGGTGAAAGCGATCCGGGAACGCGGTTTTTTATGGCGCACGGAACAAACGTATCGTGGGTGGGCGAAGCGTTTCGCACGTTTCCTGACGCCTCGGTCGCCGTGGGTGGCGGCGAAAGAGGAGGTGGGGGCGTTCTTGAGCCAGCTGGTGGTGAAGGAAGGTTTGAGCAGTGCGAGTCAGAAGCAGGCGCTCAACGCGTTGGTTTTTTTCATGCAAGAGGGGCTGAAAATCGAACTCGGCGATATGGTGTTTGAGCGATCCAGGAAGTCGGGATTTGCGCCGTCGATACTGGGGTGGAATGAGCTCAAGCGTCTGTGGCGAGAGCTCAGCGAAACCGAACGACTGATGGCTGAGTTGATGTATGGTTCCGGGATTCGCTTGATGGAGTTGCTGCGGCTACGGGTGAAGGATCTCGATATGGAGCGAGGGCGGTTGAATGTTCTGGCGGGCAAAGGAAACAAGGATCGGGTAACGCTGCTACCAGATGTGTTGAACCAGAGACTTGACCGTCATTTGAACCGGCTTCGCGCGCTTTTCGAGAAAGACCGAGCAGAGGGTTTGCCCGGCGTATGGCTACCGGAGGGACTCACTCGAAAACTCAAACGAGCGGGCGAGGATTGGCCATGGCAGTGGTTGTTTCCGTCGCGAAAGTTGTCGGTCGATCCGGTGAGCGGCGTGCGTCGAAGACATCATTTGCTCGACGGCACGTTTCAACGGGCAGTGAAGGCGGCCGCCCGGCGGGCCAACATTGACAAGCGAGTCTCTCCTCACCTGCTGCGGCATTGTTTCGCCACGCATTTGTTGGAGGACGGGACCGATATCAGAAATGTGCAGGATTTAATGGGTCATGCCGACTTACGGATGAAGTGGACCCCATCGGTTGGACAGGCCGGGCGGATTTTTAGTTATGGTTTCTGGGTTTGCTGA
- a CDS encoding IS3 family transposase, which produces MELPRSTFYHHPKPPPEGDLTLMRVIDETYLAFPFFGSRQMTRWLQREGYEVNRKRVRRLMRLMGLTAIYRRPSLSKKAAAHPIYPYLLRGMTVERSNQVWATDITYIPVRGGFVYLCAVIDWHSRMVLAWELSNTLDASFCVRTVARAMASYGTPEIFNTDQGCQFTSAEFTHPLLAAGVRLSMDGKGRCLDNVFVERLWRSVKYEEVYLRRYETMVEAHAHLDAYFRFYNDRRPHSAHGRQTPAEVYHANAPSVAAA; this is translated from the coding sequence ATGGAGCTGCCTCGCTCGACTTTTTACCACCACCCGAAGCCACCGCCAGAAGGGGATCTGACGCTGATGCGCGTGATCGACGAGACCTACCTCGCGTTCCCGTTCTTCGGCAGCCGGCAGATGACCCGGTGGCTGCAACGCGAAGGGTATGAGGTGAACCGCAAGCGTGTGCGACGGCTGATGCGACTCATGGGACTGACGGCGATTTACCGCCGGCCGAGCCTGTCAAAGAAGGCCGCCGCCCATCCGATCTATCCGTATCTGCTGCGCGGCATGACGGTCGAACGATCCAACCAGGTTTGGGCGACCGACATCACCTACATCCCGGTGAGAGGCGGGTTCGTTTATCTGTGCGCGGTGATCGACTGGCACAGTCGGATGGTGCTCGCGTGGGAACTGTCGAACACGCTGGACGCGTCGTTTTGTGTGCGGACGGTGGCGCGGGCGATGGCGAGCTACGGCACGCCGGAGATCTTCAACACCGACCAAGGCTGCCAGTTTACCAGCGCGGAATTCACCCATCCGCTGCTGGCGGCCGGTGTGCGCCTGTCGATGGACGGCAAAGGTCGCTGCTTGGACAACGTCTTCGTCGAGCGCCTCTGGCGCAGCGTCAAATACGAAGAGGTCTACCTGCGTCGCTACGAGACGATGGTCGAGGCCCACGCGCACCTCGATGCCTACTTCCGATTCTACAACGACCGACGCCCGCACTCCGCTCACGGACGTCAAACCCCAGCCGAGGTCTACCATGCCAACGCCCCCTCCGTCGCAGCCGCCTGA
- a CDS encoding FKBP-type peptidyl-prolyl cis-trans isomerase translates to MSSERRVVTFHYTLRDPEGRLIDTSAGNEPIAYLEGAGMIIDGLDEALREVAPGTKTKVVVPAAKGYGERDPAQVRKVPRSALPVEGEIKVGDQFQTGPDRADPVVTVAGVEEDGVVLDANHPLAGVELAFEVELVAARPATAQELEHGHVHGPDSDCA, encoded by the coding sequence ATGAGTTCTGAGCGCCGCGTTGTTACCTTTCACTACACTTTGCGCGATCCCGAGGGTCGTTTGATTGATACTTCGGCGGGCAATGAGCCGATCGCCTACTTGGAGGGTGCGGGCATGATCATCGATGGTCTCGACGAGGCGTTGCGCGAGGTTGCTCCGGGCACCAAGACCAAGGTCGTGGTGCCGGCGGCCAAGGGCTACGGCGAGCGCGATCCGGCGCAGGTGCGCAAGGTGCCGCGCAGTGCGTTGCCGGTCGAGGGCGAGATCAAGGTGGGCGACCAATTCCAGACGGGGCCCGATCGCGCTGATCCCGTGGTGACGGTCGCGGGGGTGGAGGAGGATGGCGTGGTGCTCGACGCCAACCATCCGCTGGCGGGCGTGGAGTTGGCGTTCGAAGTCGAGCTGGTGGCCGCGCGCCCGGCGACAGCCCAGGAGCTCGAACACGGCCATGTTCACGGTCCTGACTCAGACTGTGCGTAG
- a CDS encoding GxxExxY protein — MNTDTGQSGGVHRELSGAVIGAAMKEHRVLRPGLDEKIYENALVVELRKLGHAVEQQRSFDVRYEGERVGRFIPDLIVNGKIIVDPKVVENFNDAHIAQMLGYLAITQLPLALLLNFKLGKLQVKRVSAPIA; from the coding sequence ATGAACACAGATACGGGTCAGTCTGGTGGGGTGCATCGTGAGTTGAGTGGAGCGGTCATCGGGGCCGCGATGAAAGAGCATCGCGTGCTGCGTCCTGGTCTAGATGAAAAGATTTATGAAAACGCGTTGGTGGTTGAGCTGCGAAAGCTGGGGCATGCGGTCGAACAGCAACGGTCCTTTGACGTGCGTTACGAAGGTGAAAGGGTGGGGCGTTTCATTCCTGATCTGATCGTGAACGGAAAGATCATCGTGGACCCCAAGGTCGTGGAGAACTTCAACGATGCTCACATCGCTCAGATGTTGGGCTATCTCGCGATCACACAGCTGCCTCTCGCGTTGTTGTTGAATTTCAAATTGGGAAAATTACAGGTGAAGCGCGTGTCGGCACCCATTGCTTAG
- a CDS encoding NAD(P)/FAD-dependent oxidoreductase — protein MNTPIQIVGQGVAGSWLAWECERAGVGFQIIDRGHAEAASRVGAGLVSPLTGRRLAPTWRFTEWRDSVLAAYREIEQELGCPLVRELRLRRQFRDDRERVRFKERVAASDAAPWVESIDDNGLWLRGAFQVETGRLIAALRERWIAQGKLDVSEVEPARVPTSEGRTVWCIGARAVGAIDIGCDWEPSKGELVRGRMDGLEPDVVLNDGQWLLPLPDGHVRVGATFERHDLKLEATEAAQQTLREAAERLGGQPLREPEAAVGLRVTVKDRRPVVGWLDAERRVGVFGGLAAKGALWAPALARQWLADGLSGGQIEAEARADRF, from the coding sequence ATGAACACGCCGATTCAAATTGTGGGGCAGGGGGTGGCGGGGTCGTGGTTGGCTTGGGAGTGTGAGCGGGCGGGGGTGGGTTTTCAGATCATTGATCGCGGTCACGCGGAGGCCGCGTCGCGGGTGGGGGCGGGCTTGGTGAGCCCATTGACCGGGCGGCGGCTGGCGCCGACGTGGCGGTTTACGGAATGGCGGGATAGCGTGCTCGCGGCCTATCGCGAGATCGAGCAGGAGCTGGGGTGCCCATTGGTGCGGGAGTTGCGACTGCGGCGACAGTTTCGCGACGATCGCGAGCGCGTTCGTTTCAAGGAGCGGGTGGCGGCGTCGGATGCCGCGCCGTGGGTTGAGTCGATCGATGACAACGGACTGTGGTTGCGCGGCGCATTTCAGGTCGAGACGGGTCGCCTGATAGCGGCGTTGCGCGAGCGTTGGATCGCTCAAGGGAAACTGGACGTCAGCGAGGTTGAGCCGGCGCGCGTGCCGACGAGCGAGGGGCGCACGGTCTGGTGCATCGGGGCGCGCGCGGTCGGGGCGATTGATATCGGTTGCGATTGGGAGCCGTCCAAAGGCGAGCTGGTGCGGGGGCGGATGGATGGGCTGGAGCCGGATGTGGTGCTCAATGATGGCCAATGGTTGCTGCCCCTGCCGGACGGGCATGTGCGGGTGGGGGCGACGTTTGAGCGTCATGATCTCAAGCTGGAAGCAACGGAGGCGGCGCAACAGACCTTGCGGGAGGCGGCGGAACGGTTGGGCGGTCAACCCCTGCGCGAACCGGAAGCAGCGGTGGGCCTGCGGGTCACGGTCAAAGATCGGCGGCCGGTGGTGGGGTGGCTCGATGCCGAGCGGAGGGTCGGCGTGTTCGGCGGGCTGGCCGCCAAGGGGGCGCTGTGGGCTCCGGCGTTGGCGAGGCAATGGTTGGCGGATGGGTTGAGCGGTGGGCAAATTGAGGCGGAAGCGCGGGCGGATCGTTTTTGA
- a CDS encoding sensor histidine kinase: MIESRYTKWIALIAVWTAVGLILSTEVYFTVRVTRPEIQFWDVLASQYARVSLWALLTPVILWLRRVLPLSTWRWVGGVGFHLTLSLAVMSGYYLARIAFVMIKQGEPMADFWEVAWVNFFGRNLIDVVFYWAIMGAGYTFEIYRKYKNEQIKAAQLESRLVQTELSSLKQQLHPHFLFNTMNTIAVLVREARNEEAVSLLSKLSALLRISLDTSRVEEVTVRQEMEFLERYIDIQKMRFADRLSVSTDISTEALEARIPNLLLQPLVENAILHGVAPKSGPGLVRVLGSVLEGRLHLEVIDNGMGIDNAKTDRSREGIGLTNTRERLNRIYGTHSQLVLKSEPGQGTTVSIVLPRRV, from the coding sequence ATGATTGAATCTCGCTACACGAAGTGGATCGCCCTGATCGCCGTTTGGACGGCGGTTGGTCTCATTCTGAGCACGGAGGTCTACTTCACGGTGCGGGTGACGCGGCCCGAGATTCAGTTCTGGGATGTATTGGCGTCGCAATACGCGCGCGTGTCGCTGTGGGCGCTGCTCACGCCGGTGATCCTGTGGCTGCGACGCGTGCTGCCGCTGAGCACCTGGCGATGGGTCGGTGGCGTGGGGTTTCACCTGACGTTGAGCCTCGCGGTGATGTCGGGCTACTATCTCGCGCGCATCGCGTTTGTGATGATCAAGCAAGGCGAGCCGATGGCTGATTTCTGGGAAGTGGCCTGGGTCAATTTCTTTGGCCGTAACCTCATCGACGTCGTCTTTTACTGGGCGATCATGGGCGCGGGTTACACGTTTGAGATCTACCGCAAATACAAGAACGAGCAGATCAAGGCGGCCCAGTTGGAATCGCGCCTGGTGCAGACGGAGCTGAGCTCGCTCAAGCAGCAGCTGCATCCGCATTTTCTGTTCAACACCATGAACACGATCGCAGTGCTGGTGCGCGAGGCACGCAACGAGGAGGCGGTCAGTCTGTTGTCCAAACTCAGCGCGTTGTTGCGCATCTCGCTGGATACCTCGCGGGTGGAGGAGGTCACGGTGAGGCAGGAGATGGAGTTTTTGGAGCGTTACATCGACATTCAGAAAATGCGGTTCGCCGACCGGTTGTCCGTGAGCACGGATATTTCGACCGAGGCATTGGAGGCGCGCATCCCAAACCTACTGCTGCAGCCGCTGGTGGAAAACGCGATTCTGCATGGTGTGGCGCCGAAAAGTGGTCCCGGTCTGGTGCGAGTGCTCGGTTCGGTGCTGGAGGGGCGTCTGCACCTGGAGGTGATCGACAACGGCATGGGCATCGACAACGCCAAAACCGATCGGTCGCGCGAAGGTATCGGACTCACCAATACGCGCGAGCGGTTGAATCGCATTTACGGCACGCACAGCCAACTGGTTTTAAAAAGTGAACCCGGGCAGGGCACGACGGTCTCCATCGTCTTGCCCCGCCGAGTCTGA